One region of Penaeus vannamei isolate JL-2024 chromosome 36, ASM4276789v1, whole genome shotgun sequence genomic DNA includes:
- the LOC138859476 gene encoding uncharacterized protein has translation MIDGSLVNVPEAIIHVGSPFFTGKITAAVMVNPIFDVIIGNIKGVRNSCGADAATQKGCVAITRSMEKRKGELTPRTSVSDLINSQDIVQEQKSDSSLESVRRKLAEKSLNRSFNEETCFIERNKRIYRRVLALNGEERLQFVVPARYRLAVFRLGHHSALGGHMGQKKTLDRIQAEFFWPGMGQEISRVAVDIVGPIHPRASDGCKYILTLVDFSTRWPEAVPLRNIDAVTVAEAMVEIFCRIGIPRQVLSDRGTQFTSAMMEEVLRLLSIKGLKTTPYHPMCNGLCERFNGTLKKRLKRMAAEQPKEWPRYLAPLLFAYREVPQSSLKFSPFELVYGRTVRGPLQILRELWDDSGVDTEVKTTYTYVIDLANRLQSTCDLAKQELLKAQETQKAYYDRKAKKTSKLGSTSTTTYIGAAAVIPESECDDGPVTAQSWQTETIDNVKVSDTLEPEERKQLRCLLNQFSYIFSDRPKVARVNYHNIELTSSKVVRQKPYPIPMRLVDAVKKEIEDMADAGIIEKSTSPFCSPIVVVQKKDGSVRICGDYRKINTITKTDAEPMCDQRAIFSRLTESKFFSKLDLTKVFFQIPLHPESREVTAFTSPVCTSSEYFRSDSRTHQLYSTGS, from the exons ATGATTGATGGATCCCTTGTTAATGTTCCAGAAGCAATCATACACGTAGGCAGTCCGTTCTTTACAGGAAAAATTACAGCAGCCGTGATGGTCAACCCAATATTCGACGTTATCATCGGAAACATCAAAGGAGTTAGAAATAGTTGTGGTGCTGATGCTGCAACGCAAAAAGGTTGTGTCGCCATTACCAGAagcatggagaagaggaagggagagcttaCTCCACGGACGTCGGTAAGTGACCTGATAAATTCTCAGGATATTGTACAGGAGCAGAAGAGCGACTCCTCATTAGAATCAGTGCGAAGGAAGCTGGCGGAGAAGTCTCTGAACAGGTCTTTTAATGAAGAAACCTGTTTCatcgagaggaataagaggatctACCGAAGGGTTCTGGCGTTAAATGGAGAGGAGCGTCTCCAGTTCGTCGTTCCAGCGAGGTATCGTCTTGCTGTTTTCCGGCTGGGTCACCACTCTGCTCTCGGAGGTCATATGGGTCAGAAAAAAACGCTTGACCGTATTCAGGCGGAGTTCTTTTGGCCTGGCATGGGTCAGGAGATATCAAG AGTCGCCGTGGACATCGTGGGACCAATCCACCCGAGAGCGAGCGATGGATGTAAGTACATCCTCACACTCGTGGATTTCAGCACGAGGTGGCCAGAAGCAGTGCCGCTCAGAAATATAGATGCTGTCACCGTCGCCGAAGCCATGGTGGAAATCTTCTGCAGGATCGGTATTCCCAGGCAAGTGTTGAGTGATAGAGGGACACAATTTACCTCTGCAATGATGGAGGAAGTGCTCAGGCTGTTGTCGATTAAGGGACTAAAAACAACTCCATATCATCCGATGTGTAATGGTCTCTGTGAGAGGTTTAATGGGACACTCAAAAAAAGGCTCAAGAGGATGGCAGCAGAGCAGCCGAAGGAGTGGCCCCGCTATCTTGCACCACTTCTCTTTGCTTACAGGGAAGTTCCCCAAAGTTCTTTGAAGTTCTCGCCCTTTGAACTCGTTTATGGGAGAACAGTACGAGGACCTCTTCAGATTTTGCGTGAGCTGTGGGATGATAGTGGAGTAGACACCGAAGTCAAGACAACATACACTTACGTCATTGACCTGGCAAATCGTCTTCAGTCTACTTGCGATCTGGCTAAGCAAGAATTGCTGAAAGCTCAGGAGACGCAGAAGGCATACTACGACAGGAAAGCAAAG AAAACCTCGAAACTCGGCAGTACTTCCACCACAACGTACATCGGTGCCGCTGCAGTAATTCCAGAAAGCGAGTGTGACGACGGACCCGTCACTGCACAATCGTGGCAGACCGAGACCATCGATAATGTGAAAGTGAGTGACACCTTAGAACCAGAGGAAAGAAAACAGTTAAGATGCTTATTGAACCAATTTAGTTACATATTCTCAGATAGACCAAAGGTTGCAAGGGTTAATTACCATAATATCGAACTAACTAGCTCTAAAGTTGTGAGACAGAAACCTTATCCCATACCTATGAGATTAGTGGACGCagtaaagaaagagatcgaggatATGGCAGATGCGGGAATCATTGAAAAATCTACGTCCCCCTTCTGTAGTCCTATAGTGGTAGTGCAGAAAAAAGATGGTAGTGTGCGTATATGTGGAGACTATCGGAAAATAAACACTATTACAAAAACAGATGCAGAACCAATGTGTGACCAAAGAGCTATTTTCTCCAGACTGACTGAATCCAAGTTCTTTAGCAAACTCGATTTAACAAAAGTTTTTTTCCAGATACCTTTACACCCTGAGAGTCGAGAGGTCACAGCTTTTACCAGTCCTGTCTGTACCAGTTCAGAGTACTTCCGTTCGGACTCTCGAACTCACCAGCTGTATTCAACAGGGTCATGA